A window of the Candidatus Dormiibacterota bacterium genome harbors these coding sequences:
- a CDS encoding carboxypeptidase-like regulatory domain-containing protein produces MAIRRPDTARGALALALSLCLASVPALTTFRPAQAAGDEEVGHGSIHGTLYQSDEKASLAGGKVTAINVRTGIKYTSEETTDNGNYDIRGLPAGTYDVVIEVGGNLFVADHIQDVGPGESVSKSYSLQPSKPANRTIPKYPAPQGSATIVGETTLQSPPFWTSTSGKVLIGVLSAGAAVAIYNNTKGNNNASPSSP; encoded by the coding sequence ATGGCCATTCGCCGACCCGATACCGCGCGCGGAGCCCTGGCTCTCGCCCTGTCGCTCTGCCTGGCGTCCGTTCCAGCCCTCACGACCTTCCGGCCCGCCCAGGCGGCGGGCGACGAGGAGGTCGGGCACGGTTCGATCCACGGCACGCTCTACCAGTCGGACGAGAAGGCGTCGCTGGCCGGGGGGAAGGTGACGGCGATCAACGTGCGGACCGGGATCAAGTACACCAGCGAGGAGACCACCGACAACGGCAACTACGACATCCGAGGCCTGCCGGCGGGCACCTACGACGTCGTGATCGAGGTGGGCGGGAACCTGTTCGTGGCGGACCACATCCAGGATGTCGGGCCGGGGGAGAGCGTGTCGAAGTCCTACTCCCTGCAGCCGTCGAAACCGGCGAACCGGACGATCCCCAAGTACCCAGCCCCCCAGGGAAGCGCGACGATCGTGGGCGAGACGACGCTCCAGTCGCCGCCGTTCTGGACCTCGACCTCGGGGAAGGTGCTCATCGGCGTCCTGTCGGCGGGAGCCGCGGTGGCGATTTACAACAACACGAAGGGCAACAACAACGCCAGCCCCTCGTCCCCCTGA
- a CDS encoding outer membrane beta-barrel protein, with the protein MRRAGPFHLRPFAVLKDVGYDDNIRFEAHTREGDSTATAGAGLDAVLLAGDRGGLRLFQEADYVTFQKNTDLDHWNGSARARGVLLLKRAALSLEERYASDRERPSSEIDQRIRRDNNAVTAGFRTLGRGRLGLKSYLRDERIDYSTEDPTLGDIGALLNRDETTLSVIGEVKVLPKTTFTLEGAVSSIAFDDRRQDRDTRKRALLPGFRFDPTAAVQGDLRAGPLVMTAPDRDGSDYHGIVGDGHLTTRVGRAGRVKTGFDRNVEFSTLGDNLYYVGTQWSAAYEQFFSRRVSGEVYYSRGFNHYPKEVMSVSSPGVLLIHDDRLTTWQTTVRYRTNPQMTIGITASRVTRDSTDDFYDRTRSFYTFGTTYSF; encoded by the coding sequence ATGCGCCGCGCCGGGCCGTTCCACCTGCGCCCCTTCGCCGTCCTCAAGGACGTCGGGTACGACGACAACATCCGCTTCGAGGCCCATACGCGCGAGGGGGACAGCACCGCCACAGCCGGCGCGGGGCTGGACGCCGTCCTTCTGGCGGGGGACCGCGGCGGCCTGCGGCTCTTCCAGGAGGCGGACTACGTGACCTTCCAGAAGAACACCGACCTCGATCACTGGAACGGGTCGGCGCGGGCGCGCGGCGTCCTGCTGCTGAAGCGCGCCGCGCTGTCGCTCGAGGAGCGCTACGCCTCCGATCGCGAGCGCCCCAGCAGTGAGATCGATCAGCGCATCCGCCGCGACAACAACGCCGTGACGGCCGGCTTCCGCACCCTCGGCCGGGGACGCCTGGGGCTCAAGTCGTACCTTCGCGACGAGCGCATCGATTACAGCACCGAAGACCCGACGCTGGGCGACATCGGCGCGCTGTTGAACCGCGACGAGACCACCCTGTCGGTGATCGGCGAAGTGAAAGTGCTTCCGAAGACGACGTTCACGCTCGAGGGGGCGGTGTCGAGCATCGCCTTCGACGACAGGAGGCAGGACCGCGACACACGCAAGCGCGCCCTCCTGCCCGGCTTCCGCTTCGACCCGACCGCAGCGGTGCAGGGGGATCTGCGCGCCGGTCCGCTGGTGATGACGGCGCCTGACCGTGACGGCAGCGACTACCACGGCATCGTCGGCGACGGACATCTGACGACGCGTGTGGGGCGGGCCGGCCGGGTGAAGACAGGCTTCGACCGCAACGTCGAGTTCTCGACCCTGGGGGACAACCTGTACTACGTCGGCACCCAGTGGTCGGCGGCCTACGAACAGTTCTTCTCCCGCCGGGTGAGCGGCGAGGTCTATTACAGCCGGGGATTCAACCATTACCCGAAGGAAGTCATGAGCGTGTCCTCGCCAGGCGTGCTGCTGATCCACGACGACCGCCTGACCACCTGGCAGACGACCGTGCGTTACCGCACGAATCCCCAGATGACCATCGGAATCACCGCCTCCCGCGTGACGCGCGACTCGACGGACGACTTCTACGACCGGACCCGGAGCTTCTACACGTTCGGCACGACTTACAGTTTCTAG
- a CDS encoding bifunctional nuclease domain-containing protein, whose amino-acid sequence MWLCLLFLAISVEAHAAGPGPSPSPAPTVAAGPVPVHISGIKMMGPEQVLLMLADETEERAVPISVGRDQGIAIYLGRMKADTPRPMTHDLLANILTVLGAVIERVTVTDLKSDVYFAEISLKAAGKVHAIDARPSDAIALAVRTGAPMFAAPSLLKPVDVPGKPDSTIHADRRLGLTVQELDRDLAESIGAAGVTGVLVSSVARGGPAERAGIKRGDIVRALDGRAIVSLPAYREAAGPVVKSLTVWRDGRESTFRTP is encoded by the coding sequence ATGTGGCTCTGCCTGCTCTTTCTCGCGATCTCCGTGGAGGCGCATGCCGCAGGACCGGGCCCCTCCCCTTCGCCCGCCCCGACCGTCGCCGCCGGGCCGGTGCCGGTGCACATCTCCGGCATCAAGATGATGGGCCCCGAGCAGGTCCTCCTCATGCTGGCGGACGAGACGGAAGAGCGCGCCGTGCCGATCTCCGTCGGCCGCGATCAGGGGATCGCCATCTACCTCGGCAGGATGAAGGCCGACACGCCGCGGCCGATGACGCACGATCTCCTCGCCAACATCCTGACCGTTCTCGGCGCGGTCATCGAGCGGGTCACCGTGACCGATCTGAAGTCCGACGTCTACTTCGCGGAGATCAGCCTGAAGGCGGCCGGCAAGGTGCACGCCATCGACGCGCGTCCCTCCGACGCCATAGCCCTCGCGGTGCGCACCGGCGCGCCGATGTTCGCGGCGCCGTCGCTCCTCAAGCCGGTCGATGTCCCGGGGAAGCCGGACTCGACGATCCACGCCGACCGTCGTCTCGGTCTGACCGTGCAGGAGCTCGATCGGGATCTGGCGGAATCGATCGGGGCTGCCGGTGTGACCGGTGTCCTGGTCTCGAGCGTGGCGCGGGGCGGCCCGGCGGAGCGGGCCGGGATCAAGCGGGGGGACATCGTGCGCGCCCTGGACGGCCGTGCGATCGTCTCGCTTCCCGCCTACCGCGAGGCGGCCGGACCGGTGGTGAAATCGCTCACGGTGTGGCGCGACGGGCGGGAGTCGACCTTCAGGACGCCTTGA
- a CDS encoding tetratricopeptide repeat protein — MSRELRASILAPALAVLLCTTGASAPAATQPDDDRPLDARTFSQGIDAVKQGKRDEGIRILRKLSQDFPDSPFASQALLKAADLIYPVAAWDQVGSASSQAIKDASDLLLALSQKYRSSREAPKALVKLGYLFLEPANPKADLDEACGRFATAAQVYPDSDSADDAYFGSGMCETLRGRPALAADFFARLMDESPASPLAAEALYRYGVALSHLDDPTEAMLALERVRTRYSDSRFAPRALDRITLLHRLRVQPALLRAGAGPKQLSPPPAQKIGPAPPAAGLEPELFRLDATYGAPPATRAASTKSEDTSFRGASDIAVDAQGLLVLASPKTPGVFRLDPKGRVQERIPHPSPDYVAVGDGLAVYISGGGQIALNAKNWSGPDLKSYDGRPPREFGPVATDLSGRVYLLDPRDNILLIYDRSRRLAGYIRPDVKEGRFADLAKNEDGGVFVLESRFKFALELTQGKTTRKVNLAGLGATELVALAADGLGDLYLLDGRSGFVYVASPTGERITVIRPPKEALSRIGEASSVAVDAIGRVYVSGRKSPAVLRFQ; from the coding sequence TTGAGTCGAGAGCTCCGGGCCTCGATCCTGGCCCCGGCGCTGGCGGTCCTGCTGTGCACCACGGGCGCCTCGGCCCCCGCCGCGACCCAGCCGGACGACGACCGGCCGCTCGACGCCCGCACCTTCAGCCAGGGGATCGACGCCGTCAAGCAGGGGAAGCGCGACGAGGGGATCCGCATCCTCAGGAAGCTCTCCCAGGATTTTCCCGACAGCCCGTTCGCCTCGCAGGCTCTCCTGAAGGCGGCCGACCTGATCTATCCGGTGGCCGCCTGGGACCAGGTCGGCTCGGCGTCGTCCCAGGCGATCAAGGACGCCTCCGACCTGCTCCTGGCGCTGTCGCAGAAATACCGCTCCTCCCGGGAGGCGCCCAAGGCGCTGGTCAAGCTCGGCTACCTGTTCCTTGAGCCGGCGAATCCCAAGGCCGACCTCGACGAGGCCTGCGGCCGCTTCGCCACGGCCGCGCAGGTCTACCCGGACAGCGACTCGGCCGACGACGCCTACTTCGGGTCCGGCATGTGCGAAACGCTGCGCGGCCGGCCGGCTTTGGCGGCGGACTTCTTCGCGCGTCTGATGGACGAGAGCCCGGCGAGCCCGCTGGCCGCCGAGGCGCTGTATCGCTACGGTGTCGCCCTGTCGCACCTGGACGATCCGACCGAGGCGATGCTGGCCCTCGAGCGGGTGCGCACGCGCTACTCCGATTCGCGCTTCGCCCCGCGCGCCCTCGACCGGATCACCCTGCTGCACCGCCTGCGCGTGCAGCCTGCGCTCCTGCGCGCGGGGGCCGGGCCGAAGCAGCTGAGCCCTCCTCCCGCCCAGAAGATCGGCCCGGCGCCGCCCGCCGCCGGCCTCGAACCGGAGCTGTTCCGGCTCGACGCAACGTACGGAGCGCCGCCGGCGACGCGCGCCGCGTCCACCAAGAGCGAGGACACCAGCTTCCGCGGCGCCAGCGACATCGCGGTCGATGCGCAGGGTCTCCTGGTCCTGGCCAGCCCGAAGACACCCGGCGTGTTCCGCCTCGATCCTAAGGGGCGCGTGCAGGAGCGCATCCCGCATCCCTCCCCCGACTACGTCGCGGTGGGGGACGGCCTGGCGGTCTATATCTCGGGCGGCGGCCAGATCGCCTTGAACGCCAAGAACTGGAGCGGCCCCGACCTGAAATCGTACGACGGACGGCCGCCGCGCGAGTTCGGTCCTGTGGCCACCGACCTGTCCGGCCGCGTGTACCTTCTCGATCCGCGCGACAACATCCTGCTGATCTACGACCGCTCCCGGCGCCTGGCCGGCTACATCCGCCCGGACGTGAAGGAGGGACGCTTCGCCGATCTGGCGAAGAACGAGGACGGCGGCGTGTTCGTCCTCGAGTCGCGCTTCAAGTTCGCCCTCGAGCTGACGCAGGGGAAGACGACGCGCAAGGTCAACCTCGCAGGGCTCGGCGCCACCGAGCTGGTCGCCCTGGCGGCCGACGGCCTCGGCGATCTCTACCTCCTGGACGGTCGGAGCGGCTTCGTGTACGTCGCCTCCCCGACCGGGGAGCGCATCACGGTCATCCGCCCGCCGAAGGAGGCGCTCTCCCGTATCGGCGAAGCGTCGTCGGTGGCGGTGGACGCCATCGGACGGGTCTACGTGTCCGGCCGCAAGAGCCCGGCGGTCCTGAGGTTCCAATGA
- a CDS encoding serine/threonine-protein kinase: MNLTRLGRFEIIREIGKGAMGQVFLANDPKIERKVAIKTIVLPPGTSEDEARETSQRFLREAQAAGKLLHPNIVTIFDVGEEAGVSFIAMEYIEGETLEKYTKPESLLSLRRVQEIVEQAASALDYAHQNHVIHRDIKPANLMMLKGGVLKVTDYGLAKNPSANLTQAGVLLGTPSYMSPEQIQGHELDGRSDLFSLGVVLYELLTGVRPFEGDSISTIIYRVLYEDPRPPAAYNTALPPELNGILERALDKEPDRRYQTGSELVAELAKAFAGLPPETLSRAFPGMSRPPSGARTAQSSGTLNRPGRGGPGRRGDRTTRDRRGEVVAAIPAEPGFAARHSMKIAAVVALAVLGLVFFPRLVNRHEPGLDSGGANDGATAEVTSASVGGAPPAGGRNGMVSVEVSTIPHGGTITIDSTRLAEPKVVLALSDTRPHDIVAQAGCRRAVAAMTASDLASFKGNLVMELKPRQEEVMIASEPPGARIRLNGHDTGKVTPAVLALDGCEERSLDLVHEGYRPWNATYKPDDDFDGMVKTLKTIRLDAIPAGTLRIKKPPDYDLDIFAGDKRIGKAGEALTLTEGKYSLTFKNDKVFVKETAQVTVEGGKESQPVITFPALGTLTVQAQPSNCKVFVDGVYVDVTPVLELPIASGGHHVKVVFVPNGAEQEQAVAVTGGKNALVTVKF, translated from the coding sequence ATGAATCTCACCAGGCTGGGCCGCTTCGAAATCATCCGCGAGATCGGCAAGGGGGCGATGGGCCAGGTGTTCCTGGCCAACGACCCGAAGATCGAGCGCAAGGTCGCGATCAAGACGATCGTCCTGCCGCCCGGGACATCCGAGGACGAGGCGCGCGAGACCAGCCAGCGCTTCCTGCGCGAGGCGCAGGCCGCGGGCAAGCTCCTGCATCCGAACATCGTGACGATCTTCGACGTCGGCGAGGAGGCCGGCGTCTCGTTCATCGCCATGGAATACATCGAAGGGGAGACGCTGGAGAAATACACCAAGCCGGAGAGTCTCCTGTCGCTGCGGCGGGTGCAGGAGATCGTCGAGCAGGCCGCCTCGGCGCTCGATTACGCGCACCAGAACCACGTCATCCACCGCGACATCAAGCCTGCAAATCTGATGATGCTGAAGGGTGGCGTCCTGAAGGTGACCGACTACGGCCTGGCCAAGAACCCGTCCGCGAACCTGACGCAGGCCGGCGTGCTCCTCGGGACACCCAGCTACATGTCCCCCGAGCAGATCCAGGGGCACGAGCTGGACGGCAGGAGCGATCTCTTCTCGCTCGGCGTGGTGCTCTACGAGCTCCTGACCGGCGTGCGCCCGTTCGAAGGAGATTCGATCTCGACGATCATCTACCGCGTCCTGTACGAAGACCCGCGCCCGCCCGCCGCCTACAACACGGCGCTGCCGCCGGAGCTCAACGGCATCCTGGAAAGGGCGCTGGATAAGGAGCCGGACAGGCGTTATCAGACCGGCAGCGAGCTGGTCGCCGAGCTCGCCAAGGCGTTTGCGGGGCTGCCTCCCGAGACGCTGTCGCGGGCGTTCCCGGGGATGTCGCGTCCGCCCTCGGGAGCGAGGACGGCGCAGTCGTCGGGGACGCTGAATCGCCCGGGCCGGGGCGGGCCGGGGCGGCGCGGCGACCGGACGACGCGCGATCGGCGCGGGGAGGTCGTCGCGGCGATCCCGGCGGAGCCGGGGTTCGCCGCCCGTCACTCGATGAAGATCGCGGCGGTCGTGGCGCTCGCGGTCCTGGGGCTGGTGTTCTTCCCGCGGCTGGTGAACCGTCACGAGCCGGGACTCGACTCGGGCGGAGCGAATGATGGGGCCACCGCCGAGGTGACGTCGGCGTCCGTGGGAGGAGCGCCGCCTGCCGGCGGCCGGAACGGCATGGTGTCGGTCGAGGTCTCGACCATCCCGCACGGCGGCACGATCACGATCGATTCGACGCGTCTGGCCGAGCCGAAAGTGGTGCTGGCGCTCTCCGACACGCGGCCGCACGACATCGTCGCGCAGGCCGGCTGCCGCCGGGCGGTGGCGGCGATGACGGCGTCCGACCTGGCGTCCTTCAAGGGGAACCTGGTGATGGAGTTGAAACCGCGTCAGGAGGAGGTGATGATCGCCTCCGAGCCGCCCGGGGCGCGCATCCGCCTGAACGGGCACGACACCGGCAAGGTGACCCCCGCGGTCCTGGCCCTCGACGGCTGCGAGGAGCGCAGCCTCGATCTGGTGCACGAGGGGTACCGCCCATGGAACGCCACCTACAAGCCGGACGACGACTTCGACGGAATGGTGAAGACTCTCAAGACGATCCGGCTCGACGCCATCCCGGCCGGCACCCTGCGGATCAAGAAGCCGCCGGACTACGACCTCGATATCTTCGCGGGGGACAAGCGGATCGGCAAGGCGGGGGAGGCCCTCACCCTGACCGAGGGGAAATACAGCCTGACCTTCAAGAACGACAAGGTGTTCGTGAAGGAGACGGCCCAGGTGACCGTCGAAGGGGGCAAGGAGTCCCAGCCGGTCATCACCTTCCCGGCCCTCGGCACGCTCACGGTCCAGGCGCAGCCGAGCAACTGCAAGGTCTTCGTGGACGGCGTCTACGTCGATGTCACGCCGGTGCTCGAGCTGCCGATTGCGTCCGGCGGCCACCATGTCAAGGTCGTGTTCGTACCGAACGGTGCCGAGCAGGAGCAGGCGGTCGCGGTGACCGGCGGAAAGAACGCGCTCGTGACGGTGAAGTTTTGA
- a CDS encoding PEGA domain-containing protein — translation MTARRALRFLFAASLLGVVAVSCLPAFAQEEEDLTADLKTMRAAFNRARERLDNLDFLGAARELSSIIEPRKDKKAKDLSVEEMRLLCTAYDMRARAQFNLGNARGAEADFTALLKLNPAYAIDRQTVSPKVVDLFDRVRAKIAGILTLLVDPAKAHVLVDGEPVEPQEGGKVPLLSGTRTLRIEADGYDPYEEMFAVVAGAETRKEVRLRPNRRVLQFVTVPAGVSVTIDGKPYGTSAGPPTPDSQEMARQAGADPQNASAPLLLPMVTPGDHKVGFDKDCYTSRTLTVKVSLDPEANAPLKFTPVILQEAKTEVRLTSTPSGADVFVDGDKKGTTPFTMQGLCGGERDLWVVKQDVGSWSERIRLIPGEVNTLDVRLRPTLIYLGTFRLDEWGRATWSDEDKPLLDELNKGLKTLNIVRTPEILQGLRDSVIKWMITAPGEVRAGTILSPALLEEIASKARADLVLAGLTLGGDADKSWTLGLYSVLHHAPDVVALRADKPEAARDFVRRLDTAPSLSGPWWGMGLVDTLLDPGQLDADGPLAVRVLPGGPAAKGGLRAGDRVKAIGSRKTGSVRDVQQAVAAEMARPGGLRPTLVLAVEGSGGPRTVRVAPDDGPIVVPLSDPALLYNRALAEFRLRARAAADEAEKGAALLNLGVIYMHFRAYDKADAEGFARASLPAVVGVSQGTVLYYRGLNALRRGNPQAAREAFQQAAGQAGSTLDTGDGPSASAAAARMLKAIE, via the coding sequence ATGACGGCCCGGCGCGCGCTTCGGTTCCTGTTCGCGGCGTCCCTGCTGGGCGTAGTCGCTGTCTCCTGCCTCCCCGCGTTCGCGCAGGAGGAGGAGGACCTCACCGCCGACCTGAAGACGATGCGCGCCGCCTTCAACCGGGCGCGCGAGAGGCTCGACAACCTCGACTTCCTCGGCGCCGCGCGCGAGCTGTCGTCGATCATCGAGCCGCGCAAGGACAAGAAGGCGAAGGACCTCAGCGTCGAAGAGATGCGCCTGCTCTGCACCGCCTACGACATGCGGGCGCGCGCCCAGTTCAACCTCGGCAACGCGCGCGGCGCCGAGGCCGACTTCACGGCGCTTCTGAAGCTCAACCCGGCCTACGCCATCGACCGCCAGACGGTGTCGCCGAAAGTCGTCGACCTGTTCGACCGGGTGCGCGCCAAGATCGCCGGGATCCTGACCCTGCTGGTCGATCCAGCGAAGGCGCACGTGCTGGTGGACGGCGAGCCGGTCGAGCCGCAGGAGGGGGGGAAGGTGCCGCTCCTGTCCGGCACCCGCACGCTGCGCATCGAGGCTGACGGCTACGATCCGTACGAGGAGATGTTCGCGGTCGTGGCCGGGGCCGAGACGCGCAAGGAGGTGCGTCTGCGCCCGAACCGCCGCGTGCTGCAGTTCGTCACCGTCCCCGCCGGTGTTTCGGTCACGATCGACGGGAAGCCGTACGGGACGAGCGCGGGGCCGCCGACCCCCGACTCCCAGGAGATGGCGCGGCAGGCCGGCGCGGATCCGCAGAACGCCTCCGCCCCTCTCCTCCTTCCGATGGTCACGCCCGGCGATCACAAGGTCGGCTTCGACAAGGACTGCTACACCAGCCGCACCCTCACGGTGAAAGTGTCGCTCGATCCCGAGGCCAACGCCCCGCTCAAGTTCACGCCGGTCATCCTGCAGGAGGCCAAGACCGAGGTGCGTCTGACCTCGACGCCTTCGGGAGCCGATGTCTTCGTGGACGGCGACAAGAAAGGGACGACGCCGTTCACCATGCAGGGGCTGTGCGGCGGCGAGCGCGATCTTTGGGTGGTCAAGCAGGACGTCGGCTCCTGGTCCGAGCGCATCCGCCTGATCCCCGGCGAGGTGAACACGCTCGACGTCCGCCTGCGTCCGACGCTCATCTACCTCGGGACGTTCCGTCTCGACGAGTGGGGCCGGGCGACCTGGAGCGACGAGGACAAGCCTCTCCTGGACGAGCTCAACAAGGGGCTCAAGACCCTGAACATCGTGCGTACGCCCGAGATCCTGCAGGGTCTGCGCGACTCGGTCATCAAATGGATGATCACCGCCCCCGGCGAGGTGCGCGCCGGCACGATCCTGTCGCCGGCGCTCCTGGAAGAGATTGCGTCGAAGGCCAGGGCCGACCTCGTCCTGGCCGGCCTGACGCTCGGCGGCGACGCGGACAAGTCGTGGACCCTGGGCCTCTACTCCGTCCTGCACCACGCCCCCGACGTGGTCGCGCTGCGCGCCGACAAACCGGAAGCGGCGCGCGATTTCGTGCGCCGTCTCGACACGGCGCCGTCCCTGTCGGGCCCCTGGTGGGGGATGGGGCTGGTGGACACGCTGCTCGACCCGGGACAGTTGGACGCCGACGGACCGCTCGCGGTGCGCGTCCTGCCCGGGGGGCCTGCCGCCAAGGGCGGGCTGCGCGCCGGCGACCGGGTCAAGGCGATCGGCAGCCGCAAGACCGGGAGCGTGCGCGACGTGCAGCAGGCGGTCGCCGCCGAGATGGCGCGGCCGGGCGGTCTCCGGCCGACGCTCGTCCTGGCGGTCGAAGGAAGCGGCGGTCCGCGGACCGTGCGGGTCGCCCCCGACGACGGTCCGATCGTCGTGCCGCTCAGCGATCCGGCGCTCCTCTACAACCGCGCCCTGGCCGAGTTCCGTCTGCGCGCGCGGGCGGCCGCCGACGAGGCGGAGAAGGGGGCGGCGCTCCTGAACCTCGGCGTGATCTACATGCACTTCCGCGCCTACGACAAGGCGGACGCGGAAGGGTTCGCGCGCGCCTCCCTCCCGGCGGTCGTGGGGGTGTCGCAGGGGACCGTCCTCTACTACCGCGGCCTGAACGCCCTGAGGCGGGGGAACCCCCAGGCCGCCCGCGAGGCCTTCCAGCAGGCGGCCGGCCAGGCGGGGAGCACCCTCGACACCGGCGACGGCCCCTCCGCCTCCGCAGCCGCAGCACGCATGCTCAAAGCGATCGAGTAA
- a CDS encoding DUF4388 domain-containing protein, whose amino-acid sequence MNRAASSSRPSSPSPQGRATGVPGRVAREGDIRSTTLPNLFHEFSEVRVTGFLHLTDGDIKKSIQFGEGHVLFASSNQRDDRFSQFLLKSGAISLKSLMRALEVMIVTKDRLGEVMVRFKMLTSEDVEKWIRIQVREIVYSIFQWTRGRYSFESRVPSAETIVIGAPADIMLLEAVKRIESWARVYEEVGGLNTEYRATRDMPKITRDLPLSPEEKEILHMCDAPTSLEEICEASKLNDYDVCRTVWALLILGALMKS is encoded by the coding sequence ATGAACCGCGCCGCCTCTTCGTCCCGGCCCTCTTCTCCGTCCCCGCAGGGACGCGCCACCGGCGTCCCCGGACGGGTCGCACGCGAAGGGGATATCCGGTCGACCACGCTCCCGAACCTGTTCCACGAGTTCTCGGAGGTGCGCGTCACCGGCTTCCTTCACCTCACCGACGGAGACATCAAGAAGTCGATCCAGTTCGGCGAGGGACACGTCCTGTTCGCCTCCTCCAACCAGCGCGACGACCGCTTTTCGCAGTTCCTGCTGAAGTCGGGGGCCATCTCGCTGAAGAGCCTGATGCGGGCACTCGAGGTGATGATCGTCACCAAGGACCGCCTGGGCGAGGTGATGGTCCGGTTCAAGATGCTCACCAGCGAAGACGTCGAGAAGTGGATCCGCATCCAGGTGCGCGAGATCGTCTACTCGATCTTCCAGTGGACGCGCGGTCGCTACTCGTTCGAGAGCCGCGTCCCGAGCGCCGAGACGATCGTCATCGGCGCCCCGGCCGACATCATGCTCCTCGAGGCGGTGAAGCGGATCGAGTCCTGGGCCCGTGTCTACGAAGAGGTCGGCGGTCTCAACACCGAGTACCGCGCGACCCGCGACATGCCGAAGATCACGCGCGACCTGCCGCTGTCTCCCGAAGAGAAGGAGATCCTCCACATGTGCGACGCTCCGACGTCGCTCGAGGAGATCTGCGAAGCCAGCAAGCTCAACGACTACGATGTCTGCCGCACCGTCTGGGCGCTTCTCATCCTCGGCGCCCTGATGAAGTCGTAG
- a CDS encoding metallophosphoesterase family protein: MKIIALGDIHGNLPALEVALRESRAEGYDVLCHTGDVVGFAPFPEETVALLRAENVPGVRGNLDESVATQAEDFGAHGSGGSRRRLENLAYRWTLEHTERLTRDRLGDLPFENRMEAAGRSTVVVHATPIDNSTCLWEDRDEEYFREMGDAADADIIIFGHTHRPYRRIVDGRQFVNAGSVGYPQDTPNLTGYVVILVNGNVEVQYRRFPYDVDRLVRTAKERRFPSEALQLFKAS, from the coding sequence ATGAAGATCATCGCGCTCGGCGACATCCACGGAAACCTGCCCGCCCTCGAGGTGGCGCTGCGGGAGAGCCGCGCCGAGGGGTACGACGTCCTCTGCCACACCGGGGACGTGGTCGGCTTCGCGCCGTTTCCCGAGGAGACGGTCGCGCTCCTCAGAGCCGAGAACGTTCCGGGCGTGCGCGGCAACCTGGACGAGAGCGTGGCGACGCAGGCGGAGGACTTCGGCGCGCACGGCAGCGGCGGGTCGAGGCGCCGCCTGGAGAACCTGGCGTACCGCTGGACGCTGGAGCACACCGAGCGTCTGACGCGCGATCGCCTCGGCGACCTGCCGTTCGAGAATCGCATGGAGGCGGCCGGCCGGAGCACGGTCGTCGTGCACGCCACGCCGATCGACAACTCGACCTGCCTGTGGGAAGACCGCGACGAAGAGTATTTCCGCGAGATGGGGGACGCCGCCGACGCCGACATCATCATCTTCGGCCACACCCACAGACCCTATCGCCGCATCGTGGACGGCCGCCAGTTCGTCAACGCCGGCAGCGTCGGCTATCCTCAGGACACTCCCAACCTGACCGGATACGTCGTCATCCTGGTGAACGGCAACGTCGAGGTGCAGTACCGCCGCTTCCCCTACGACGTCGATCGTCTGGTGCGGACGGCGAAGGAGCGTCGCTTTCCGTCCGAGGCGCTGCAGCTCTTCAAGGCGTCCTGA